A portion of the Edaphobacter lichenicola genome contains these proteins:
- a CDS encoding B12-binding domain-containing radical SAM protein — protein MADVLITHSYHLPYDPKQVRKMQPYPPLGTLYAASALKAGNISVAVFDTMLENPDVGFAAALEQQQPRLVVIYEDDFNFLSKMCLTRMRELAWQLAREAQKAGAIVIAHGSDATDQAQLYLRNGVDFVLLGEAEQTLVELCSALLSYRPYSGIPGLVYLDPAGDSVQSQGKAPKNASWNALPRPSRELIDLEPYRQAWSAAHGHFSTNVVASRGCPYRCNWCAKPISGDKFQIRPAHVVAAEIRELKEMYGVQHIWFGDDVFALNHHWVQEFADEIESMRCSLPFKVQSRADLMTQTTVANLKRAGCAEIWMGVESGSQKVLNAMDKGLRVSDVIAARARLSEKSIRACYFLQFGYPGETWEDIQHTIELVRSTRPDDIGISFSYPLPGTIFYERVQAQIGAKRNWTDSDDLCVMFSAAYQDEFYRALRNALHAEVDSWKNSDPSYQNADLASLWQQVYDLEPITRIPEATIISFDETKEDRNDEKFVPLQSLTSAARQI, from the coding sequence GTGGCGGATGTACTGATCACCCATTCCTACCATCTCCCCTACGACCCCAAGCAGGTACGTAAAATGCAGCCGTATCCGCCGTTAGGTACGCTCTACGCAGCCTCCGCTTTAAAAGCTGGGAACATCTCCGTCGCCGTCTTCGACACAATGCTCGAAAATCCTGACGTCGGCTTTGCGGCGGCACTCGAACAGCAACAGCCTCGCCTGGTGGTCATCTACGAAGATGACTTCAACTTTCTCTCAAAGATGTGTCTGACTCGAATGCGAGAGCTCGCCTGGCAACTTGCGCGCGAGGCGCAGAAAGCCGGGGCAATCGTTATTGCACATGGCTCCGACGCAACCGATCAAGCTCAACTCTATCTGCGCAATGGAGTCGACTTTGTTCTACTGGGAGAGGCCGAACAGACGCTGGTCGAGCTTTGTTCCGCGCTTCTTTCTTATCGTCCATATTCAGGCATCCCAGGTCTTGTGTATCTCGACCCTGCAGGAGACTCCGTGCAGAGTCAGGGTAAGGCGCCAAAGAACGCATCATGGAACGCACTTCCAAGGCCCTCTCGCGAACTCATCGATCTTGAACCGTACCGCCAGGCGTGGAGCGCAGCACATGGGCATTTTTCCACCAACGTTGTGGCCAGTCGTGGATGTCCCTATCGCTGTAACTGGTGTGCCAAGCCGATCTCCGGAGATAAGTTCCAGATCCGTCCCGCACACGTTGTCGCAGCTGAGATACGCGAGTTGAAAGAGATGTACGGTGTGCAGCACATCTGGTTTGGAGACGATGTCTTCGCGCTGAATCATCACTGGGTACAAGAGTTTGCGGATGAGATTGAGTCGATGCGGTGCAGTTTGCCGTTCAAAGTCCAGTCTCGCGCAGATCTTATGACCCAAACGACCGTGGCAAACCTGAAACGGGCGGGATGCGCGGAGATTTGGATGGGCGTCGAATCTGGTTCTCAAAAAGTGCTGAACGCGATGGACAAGGGACTGCGTGTTTCCGACGTTATCGCTGCGCGGGCTCGTCTCTCTGAGAAGAGCATCCGCGCATGTTACTTTCTACAGTTCGGCTATCCCGGAGAGACGTGGGAGGATATACAGCACACCATCGAACTCGTCCGGAGTACACGACCGGATGATATTGGCATCTCGTTCTCGTATCCACTCCCGGGGACCATTTTTTACGAGCGAGTTCAGGCCCAGATTGGCGCAAAACGGAATTGGACCGACAGCGATGATCTCTGCGTCATGTTTTCTGCGGCCTATCAAGACGAATTTTACCGAGCACTAAGAAACGCACTCCATGCAGAAGTCGACTCATGGAAGAACAGTGATCCGTCCTACCAGAACGCTGATCTAGCATCTCTATGGCAACAGGTATACGACCTCGAACCGATAACTAGAATCCCCGAAGCGACCATAATCTCCTTCGATGAAACGAAAGAAGACCGTAACGACGAAAAGTTTGTTCCCCTCCAGAGTTTGACTTCAGCAGCGAGGCAGATCTAG
- a CDS encoding B12-binding domain-containing radical SAM protein → MAELLLTHGYFLYEDPKELQILKPYAPLGILYLCSHLRKQGFDVDVFDTTFSSREALFTHLRTETPSVLGIYANLMTRSNVVETLKVAREAGWKTIVGGPEPGAYALEYLQAGAHYVVFGEGELTMQELLEAFRAGDVSSFASISGLAYLDSAGNMHETEPRSQIADLDSQPWPARNAIDVGRYVKTWRDAHGKGSVNFITARGCPYKCRWCSHQVFGQTHRRRDPLLVVDEVEWLLQTYTPDMVWVSDDVFTINHKWLRDYAAEMRRRGLRIPFECISRADRLNAEMLDLLAELGCFRIWIGSESGSQRILDSMDRGVKIEQVQQAVAMSRERGIESGMFLMWGYEGEELDDIEATIKHVSISKPDIFFTTVSYPIKGTPYYKKISDRLVQLKPWGTSSDREIKIKGRHSQKFYSYADKLLKDEVQLARMAGTPAAESDAAASLRREIQLARSGLHSTRMEVEA, encoded by the coding sequence ATGGCCGAACTCCTCCTCACCCACGGCTACTTTCTCTACGAGGATCCGAAGGAGCTTCAGATTCTGAAGCCTTATGCCCCTCTTGGCATCCTGTACCTGTGCTCTCATCTTCGGAAACAGGGCTTCGATGTCGATGTATTCGACACTACCTTTTCCAGCCGTGAAGCACTCTTCACACATCTCCGCACTGAGACGCCGTCTGTCCTTGGCATCTACGCAAATCTTATGACGCGGAGCAATGTCGTGGAGACACTCAAAGTAGCGCGAGAAGCAGGCTGGAAGACTATTGTTGGTGGCCCGGAACCGGGCGCATACGCATTGGAATATCTGCAGGCAGGAGCGCATTACGTGGTCTTCGGCGAAGGTGAACTCACCATGCAGGAGTTGCTCGAAGCCTTTCGCGCTGGTGATGTAAGTTCCTTTGCCAGTATTTCGGGGCTCGCATACCTCGACTCAGCCGGGAACATGCATGAAACAGAGCCGCGCAGCCAGATTGCGGATCTCGATAGTCAACCGTGGCCTGCACGTAATGCCATTGACGTCGGACGTTATGTCAAAACCTGGCGCGATGCACACGGCAAAGGTTCCGTGAACTTCATCACCGCCCGGGGATGTCCCTACAAATGCCGCTGGTGCAGCCATCAAGTCTTTGGTCAGACACATCGTCGTCGTGATCCGCTGCTCGTTGTAGACGAAGTGGAGTGGCTGCTTCAAACCTACACGCCTGATATGGTTTGGGTCTCTGATGACGTCTTCACGATTAACCACAAATGGCTTCGTGACTACGCGGCAGAGATGCGCCGACGCGGTCTGCGCATTCCCTTCGAGTGCATCTCACGTGCCGATCGGCTCAACGCAGAGATGCTCGATCTCCTTGCCGAGCTTGGCTGCTTCCGTATCTGGATTGGCTCAGAAAGCGGTTCCCAGCGCATCCTGGACTCGATGGATCGTGGTGTCAAGATCGAGCAGGTACAACAGGCAGTCGCAATGAGCCGCGAACGAGGAATCGAGAGTGGAATGTTCCTCATGTGGGGCTACGAAGGCGAAGAGTTGGACGATATCGAGGCAACGATCAAGCACGTCAGCATCTCGAAGCCTGACATCTTCTTCACCACGGTCTCTTATCCTATCAAAGGCACACCTTACTACAAGAAAATCTCCGATCGACTTGTACAGCTTAAGCCATGGGGAACAAGTTCCGACCGGGAGATCAAGATCAAAGGACGGCACTCGCAAAAGTTTTATAGCTACGCAGACAAACTCCTGAAGGATGAGGTCCAGCTGGCTCGCATGGCCGGCACTCCAGCGGCTGAATCCGACGCCGCAGCCAGCCTGCGTCGGGAGATCCAGCTCGCTCGTTCAGGCCTGCACTCCACCCGCATGGAGGTAGAAGCATGA
- a CDS encoding B12-binding domain-containing radical SAM protein, which translates to MLSQGKVVLFYPAYDGPPLGAPLCLLALAASLREARFDVVMIDAAIEPDYLTRIECESVDALCVGISVLTGPMIGGAIEVATAVKSQTPWLPIIFGGWHPTLLPDETLSESFVDMVVRGQGEITIVEVAQALAQKKPLGGIAGLSWKKNGQRTHNVDRKVEPLDSLPLPAFDLTNFDAYEKLSGMRKLAYATSVGCPYACNYCTDMVFYKRRFNALSADRTVAEMLDLVTRYRIDEVALLDSNFPVQLPRALEIARGIIDSGVKFKWTFQASTDFLCRMSEDEVRLLGASGVSHMGFGTESTSESVLKLMNKRHQRVDEMYETARKAQIGGIRVTFNLIFGYPGETEADRIITFQTMSDIGHKFPNVSFSPNIFTPYPGIPIWPQLRELGVPEPKNLREWMDMPLGANMLPWLKGKELSRLQRMLKYFLLNSQIDRKQNNYSRLRHAVRFIVQTPIRWRLRSSHYAFPWELWLSNLSERIVLRRSLVTGQELPKEPASAC; encoded by the coding sequence ATGCTGAGCCAAGGCAAGGTTGTACTTTTTTATCCGGCTTACGATGGCCCTCCACTAGGGGCGCCGCTTTGCCTGCTCGCTCTTGCGGCCTCTCTGCGCGAAGCCCGCTTCGACGTAGTCATGATCGACGCTGCGATTGAGCCCGATTACCTGACACGAATAGAGTGCGAAAGCGTAGATGCGCTGTGTGTCGGAATCTCCGTGCTGACGGGGCCTATGATCGGGGGCGCCATCGAGGTAGCGACAGCGGTAAAGAGCCAGACACCGTGGCTCCCAATCATCTTTGGTGGATGGCACCCCACGCTTCTACCCGATGAGACTCTCAGTGAAAGCTTTGTTGACATGGTTGTCCGCGGCCAGGGCGAAATTACGATCGTTGAAGTTGCTCAAGCGCTGGCGCAGAAAAAGCCGCTTGGCGGCATAGCCGGGCTCTCGTGGAAAAAAAACGGGCAGCGAACTCACAATGTGGACCGCAAGGTGGAGCCACTGGACTCCCTTCCCCTTCCCGCATTTGATCTCACCAACTTCGACGCGTACGAAAAGCTCTCCGGCATGCGAAAGCTCGCCTATGCAACCAGCGTTGGTTGCCCCTACGCATGCAACTATTGCACGGACATGGTCTTCTACAAGCGAAGATTCAATGCGCTGTCTGCGGACCGTACTGTCGCTGAGATGCTCGACCTCGTCACCCGCTATCGCATCGATGAGGTTGCATTACTTGACTCGAACTTCCCAGTTCAGCTCCCACGCGCGCTCGAGATTGCACGCGGAATCATTGACTCTGGCGTGAAGTTCAAATGGACTTTTCAAGCCTCCACCGACTTCCTTTGCCGTATGAGCGAAGACGAGGTACGCCTGCTTGGCGCAAGCGGCGTATCGCACATGGGCTTCGGCACTGAATCTACGTCTGAATCGGTTTTGAAGCTGATGAACAAACGTCACCAGCGAGTTGACGAGATGTATGAGACGGCGCGCAAGGCACAGATTGGCGGCATCCGTGTCACATTCAACCTGATCTTTGGATACCCGGGTGAGACAGAGGCTGATCGCATCATTACCTTCCAGACGATGAGCGACATCGGCCATAAGTTCCCCAACGTCAGCTTTTCACCAAATATCTTCACACCCTATCCGGGCATACCAATCTGGCCGCAACTCCGGGAGTTGGGCGTCCCCGAGCCGAAGAACCTTCGTGAGTGGATGGATATGCCTCTAGGCGCAAATATGCTGCCGTGGCTCAAGGGAAAAGAGCTTTCACGACTGCAACGAATGCTCAAGTATTTTCTGCTGAATAGTCAGATTGACCGAAAGCAAAACAACTACTCGAGGCTCCGGCACGCCGTACGTTTTATTGTGCAAACCCCGATTCGCTGGCGCCTTCGCTCCAGCCACTATGCGTTTCCATGGGAGCTTTGGCTCTCAAATCTCTCCGAGCGAATTGTGCTTCGTCGTTCACTGGTAACGGGCCAGGAACTTCCAAAGGAGCCTGCCAGTGCCTGCTAG
- a CDS encoding methyltransferase domain-containing protein, translated as MTAAAVSPSEAFDTWAQVYDEQPNPLLLLEQRFLSQMLPDIGGLDVLDVGCGTGRWLQLLASHPPRSLKGVDASAQMLHRAATKLGPAASLRLGSCTALPVQDATVDLVMASFVLSYLENLDTFARELHRVTRPGSNVFLSDMHPDTAISCNWKRSFRVNATEEQIPANCHSIQEIIGTFQAWGFELLTLIEPHFESQEKKIFDQNGKVESYEAFIDLPAIYILQLRKKVTVVPRSQNQTEKPEPLCLAGASYALGSEASTVAAIVIERGHIRSISSRPGRQIETLSSSIDSIDLPGYLLLPGLINAHDHLEFGLFPNLGAGPYQNSMEWAKEIHRTCAAVIARHRKVPKPVRLWWGAIRNLISGVTTVCHHNPLTRELLANDFPVRVLSRFGWAHSLAMDPDLLHNYDHTPPNLPFILHAAEGVDAKSAQEIFDLDRMQVLDDRTILVHGLALNRKAMALLNQRRSTLVICPTSNQFLFNSAPSSTLIKTLNSVVLGSDSPITSAGDLLDEIKFARNEIGVDVDSLYEMVTARSASVLRLRNGEGHLRPGAIADLIAVHDKGLTPAQTIAHLTFDQVELVILGGRVQLASAPIYARLPDSLKAGLQPLVIEGHERWLRAPVEDLLARARKSIGRDLRLGGKRVDHAGSA; from the coding sequence ATGACAGCGGCTGCGGTCTCTCCTTCAGAAGCCTTCGATACATGGGCGCAGGTCTATGACGAGCAGCCGAATCCGCTGCTGCTGCTGGAGCAACGCTTTCTCAGCCAAATGCTCCCGGACATTGGTGGCCTCGACGTGCTCGATGTTGGTTGCGGCACTGGTCGGTGGCTCCAGCTTCTGGCATCTCATCCCCCCAGGAGTCTAAAAGGCGTAGATGCCTCCGCACAGATGCTGCACCGTGCTGCAACCAAGCTTGGTCCGGCAGCATCTCTACGTCTCGGCAGTTGTACCGCTTTGCCAGTCCAGGATGCCACTGTCGATCTAGTCATGGCCTCTTTTGTTCTTAGCTATCTTGAGAATCTAGATACGTTCGCGCGCGAACTTCACCGAGTTACTCGTCCAGGTTCTAACGTATTTCTAAGTGATATGCACCCCGACACTGCTATCTCCTGTAATTGGAAGAGGTCATTCAGGGTGAATGCCACAGAAGAGCAGATACCTGCCAACTGTCACTCCATCCAAGAGATCATTGGGACTTTTCAAGCCTGGGGATTCGAGTTACTAACGCTCATCGAGCCGCACTTCGAGTCGCAGGAAAAGAAGATCTTCGATCAGAACGGAAAGGTCGAATCTTACGAGGCCTTCATAGATCTTCCTGCCATTTACATCCTCCAACTACGAAAGAAAGTAACGGTAGTTCCCCGCTCTCAAAATCAGACCGAGAAGCCCGAGCCACTTTGTCTTGCGGGAGCCAGCTACGCGCTCGGTTCAGAAGCTTCTACCGTTGCAGCCATCGTAATCGAGCGCGGCCACATTCGTTCTATCTCAAGCAGACCTGGCCGGCAGATAGAAACCTTATCATCCTCGATCGACAGCATTGATCTACCCGGCTATCTCCTGTTACCCGGTCTCATCAATGCGCACGATCATCTTGAGTTCGGTCTCTTCCCCAACTTGGGCGCCGGACCTTATCAAAACTCTATGGAGTGGGCGAAAGAGATTCACCGAACCTGCGCGGCGGTCATCGCACGTCATCGCAAGGTGCCGAAGCCTGTTCGCCTGTGGTGGGGAGCGATCCGCAATCTAATATCCGGCGTAACCACCGTCTGTCATCATAACCCGCTCACACGGGAGCTACTTGCGAATGACTTTCCTGTCCGCGTACTCTCGCGGTTTGGCTGGGCACACTCGCTTGCAATGGATCCGGATCTTCTGCACAACTACGATCACACGCCACCGAATCTCCCTTTCATTCTGCATGCCGCGGAGGGTGTTGATGCAAAGAGTGCGCAGGAGATCTTCGATTTGGACCGCATGCAGGTCCTTGATGACCGCACAATACTCGTACATGGACTCGCATTGAACAGAAAAGCTATGGCTCTGCTCAATCAGCGTCGCTCCACCCTCGTGATCTGTCCGACGTCGAATCAATTTCTCTTCAATAGCGCACCTTCTTCCACTTTAATTAAGACGCTCAACTCAGTTGTTCTAGGCAGCGACTCTCCAATTACTTCGGCAGGCGACCTTCTCGATGAGATCAAGTTCGCACGTAACGAGATTGGTGTCGATGTGGACTCCTTGTATGAAATGGTCACTGCACGATCGGCAAGTGTATTGCGTCTCCGCAATGGAGAAGGGCACCTTAGGCCAGGTGCAATAGCGGATCTCATTGCCGTTCACGACAAAGGTCTGACTCCCGCTCAAACCATCGCTCACCTCACCTTCGATCAGGTCGAACTGGTCATTCTGGGTGGACGAGTCCAACTCGCAAGTGCGCCTATCTATGCACGTCTTCCGGATTCGCTGAAGGCAGGGCTACAGCCACTCGTCATTGAGGGCCACGAGCGATGGCTCCGTGCTCCAGTCGAGGATCTACTGGCTCGGGCCAGAAAATCGATAGGCAGAGATCTCCGTCTTGGGGGAAAGAGGGTGGATCATGCCGGTTCTGCATGA
- a CDS encoding B12-binding domain-containing radical SAM protein, whose amino-acid sequence MILLYNPRATRPRNRRLPLAILAIAAVLEGREDYEIVDGNVDDDSTATIVRLIEQHDVELLGVSVMPGPQMVAAMETSREIRRVHPHVRIVWGGYFPSVYPDAALNAKYVDYIVRGQGEDTFLELLDAVRGKRTFESILGLSYKDIFGLPRNNAERPMKGPDEFPWSPFHKLPVEKYLRPSFFGKRTAVHHASIGCPFNCSFCGVHAAYGNKERMESPERTAAILTHLVTNYGADSVQFYDMNFFLREDHALELARRIEHLNLRWWCEARVDVMSRYSDETFAALKRAGCTMIFFGAESGSDWALKEMKKGITTDQTVTIAERTKKFGIIPEFSFVIGNPGDPERDTRETLAFIRKLKKINPDSEIIIYHYTPVPQPGNMYGDIDGQIAWPSTPAEWASKQWMDFTLRIDTQAPWLKRKTKDLIDNFEIVVGSRWPTVQDIRAPKWSRTLLKALSSWRYVLRIYRFPIELQWANQFINLRKPKRESL is encoded by the coding sequence ATGATCCTTCTCTATAATCCGCGTGCTACGAGACCACGCAACCGCCGTCTCCCCCTCGCTATACTGGCTATCGCGGCAGTGCTTGAAGGTCGTGAAGACTACGAGATCGTTGACGGTAATGTTGATGACGACTCTACCGCCACTATTGTTCGACTCATCGAACAACACGATGTCGAGTTGCTCGGCGTCTCCGTAATGCCAGGCCCGCAGATGGTCGCAGCGATGGAGACATCACGCGAGATTCGTCGTGTTCATCCACACGTCAGGATTGTGTGGGGAGGTTACTTCCCTTCTGTCTATCCCGACGCGGCGCTGAATGCAAAATATGTCGACTACATCGTTCGCGGGCAAGGGGAAGATACCTTTCTCGAGCTCCTCGACGCGGTGCGCGGAAAGCGCACCTTTGAGTCGATCCTAGGCCTCTCCTACAAAGACATCTTTGGCCTACCAAGGAACAACGCTGAACGCCCAATGAAAGGGCCGGACGAGTTTCCCTGGTCGCCCTTCCACAAGCTCCCCGTGGAGAAGTATCTTCGTCCGTCTTTCTTCGGCAAGCGCACCGCAGTACACCATGCCAGCATCGGCTGTCCTTTCAACTGCAGCTTCTGCGGCGTGCATGCAGCCTATGGGAATAAAGAGCGCATGGAGTCGCCAGAACGTACCGCTGCGATTCTTACGCATCTCGTGACGAACTACGGTGCCGACTCCGTTCAGTTTTACGATATGAACTTCTTTCTCAGAGAGGATCACGCTCTCGAGTTAGCAAGACGTATCGAACACCTCAATCTTCGATGGTGGTGCGAAGCTCGTGTTGATGTTATGTCACGGTACTCCGATGAAACCTTCGCCGCCCTCAAGCGAGCCGGTTGCACCATGATCTTTTTCGGAGCGGAGTCCGGCTCCGACTGGGCTCTCAAGGAGATGAAGAAAGGCATCACGACAGATCAGACTGTAACGATAGCGGAGCGAACAAAGAAGTTCGGCATCATCCCAGAGTTCTCCTTCGTCATCGGAAATCCCGGCGATCCTGAACGAGACACGCGCGAAACCCTGGCTTTCATCCGCAAGCTGAAGAAGATCAATCCCGACTCAGAGATCATCATCTACCACTACACGCCTGTGCCTCAACCAGGAAATATGTACGGCGATATCGACGGCCAGATCGCTTGGCCGTCCACGCCAGCCGAATGGGCCAGCAAGCAATGGATGGACTTCACCTTGCGCATTGACACCCAGGCTCCCTGGCTGAAGCGCAAGACAAAAGATCTTATCGACAACTTCGAAATTGTCGTTGGATCACGCTGGCCCACAGTTCAGGACATCCGCGCTCCAAAATGGAGCCGCACACTCTTGAAAGCCTTGAGTTCCTGGCGTTACGTTTTGCGCATCTATCGCTTTCCAATCGAACTTCAATGGGCCAATCAGTTCATTAATCTCCGCAAACCAAAGCGAGAAAGTTTATGA
- a CDS encoding class I SAM-dependent methyltransferase codes for MSHAATAQPQAIQAFDQLAEGYDDLFTKSLIGRAQRTVVWNVLTQIFQSGDHVLELNCGTGEDALFLARNGISVFACDASERMIQVAGQRLSVERLDTSVQFSLLPTERLSEIERPTMFDGAFSNFSGLNCVVNLRQTAEDLANLLPAGAPLLICLSTRFCISEIVWFLLHGEFRRAFRRCFGHATATVGQFTVDVYYPTVRQLRKLFSPFFTLHSVTGIGVTVPPSYVESWICKHPRLLGFLRAVDAIVATRPLFRVLGDHMLLHFERVQA; via the coding sequence ATGAGCCATGCCGCAACAGCTCAGCCGCAAGCTATCCAGGCATTTGATCAACTAGCTGAAGGTTATGATGACCTTTTTACGAAATCGCTGATAGGACGCGCTCAGCGAACTGTTGTATGGAATGTACTCACACAAATCTTCCAGAGTGGTGACCACGTCCTTGAGCTCAACTGCGGGACTGGCGAAGATGCTCTCTTCCTTGCGCGCAATGGCATCTCTGTTTTTGCCTGTGACGCCTCGGAGCGGATGATTCAAGTTGCCGGCCAACGTCTCTCTGTGGAACGCCTGGATACGAGTGTCCAGTTCAGCCTGCTGCCGACGGAGCGCCTCAGTGAGATTGAGCGTCCAACTATGTTTGACGGGGCTTTCTCAAACTTCTCGGGCTTGAACTGTGTTGTTAATCTAAGACAGACAGCCGAAGACCTTGCGAATTTGTTACCTGCAGGTGCTCCACTCTTAATTTGTCTTTCAACACGTTTCTGCATCTCCGAGATAGTCTGGTTTCTTCTTCATGGAGAGTTCCGCAGAGCATTTCGGAGATGCTTTGGCCACGCTACCGCTACTGTCGGCCAGTTTACCGTGGATGTCTATTATCCAACTGTGCGGCAGCTTCGAAAGTTATTCTCTCCTTTCTTCACACTTCACTCAGTCACGGGCATCGGCGTTACTGTCCCGCCGTCATATGTTGAAAGTTGGATTTGTAAGCATCCCAGACTCTTAGGTTTTTTGCGTGCAGTTGACGCAATCGTAGCAACTCGTCCGTTGTTTCGTGTACTTGGCGATCATATGCTCCTTCATTTTGAGAGAGTGCAGGCATGA
- a CDS encoding class I SAM-dependent methyltransferase: MIMTSHSEAAAATTVERKGLRLQCPRCSGWIGHLPKTNPANTTFVCSDCCLKLECEQGIWRSLLPERADHFSRFIRDYQFIRSAENRGSTDAEYYFNLPYRDLSDSNSQQWVIRAKTFLHIKRNILPSLLPGLKRPLKILDLGAGNGWMSYRLALDGHSPVAVDLLTNDRDGLGAAAHYRKHLPTLFPRFQAELDTLPFTDDEFDLVIYNASFHYSENYEKTIAEALRCTCAGGTVLIADTPWYSNEESGEQMVAERRLAFTERYGFPSDGLKSLEYLTDQRLQRTEACLGIRWQTHTPNYGVRWSMRPLLAKLRGKREPSRFRIYTAKVRK; encoded by the coding sequence ATGATTATGACAAGTCATTCAGAAGCTGCAGCCGCTACCACTGTTGAACGCAAAGGTTTACGGCTGCAATGCCCACGCTGTAGTGGGTGGATCGGCCATCTTCCGAAGACGAACCCTGCCAATACAACATTTGTCTGCTCAGACTGCTGTTTGAAGTTAGAGTGCGAACAAGGCATCTGGAGATCGCTACTACCCGAGCGCGCTGATCACTTCTCGCGCTTTATCAGGGACTATCAATTCATACGTTCAGCCGAAAACCGCGGTAGCACGGATGCAGAATACTATTTCAACCTACCGTATCGGGACTTATCGGATAGCAATAGTCAGCAGTGGGTAATACGAGCCAAGACATTTCTCCATATCAAACGAAATATTCTGCCCAGCCTCCTTCCTGGCTTGAAAAGGCCTTTGAAGATTCTGGATCTCGGTGCAGGTAATGGCTGGATGAGCTATCGCCTTGCACTTGATGGTCACTCGCCCGTGGCGGTGGATCTGCTAACGAACGATCGCGATGGCCTTGGCGCGGCGGCACACTACAGGAAGCATCTTCCAACGCTCTTCCCGCGTTTTCAAGCAGAGCTGGACACGCTCCCCTTTACCGACGATGAATTTGATCTGGTCATCTACAACGCTTCATTCCACTACTCCGAAAACTATGAAAAGACCATCGCGGAGGCCCTGCGCTGCACCTGCGCTGGTGGAACGGTTCTTATTGCTGATACGCCCTGGTACAGCAACGAGGAGAGCGGCGAGCAGATGGTCGCTGAACGTCGTCTGGCTTTCACCGAGCGATACGGCTTTCCATCTGACGGACTCAAAAGTCTCGAATACCTTACGGATCAGCGACTGCAGCGAACAGAGGCATGCCTGGGCATCCGCTGGCAGACGCACACTCCTAACTACGGAGTTCGCTGGTCAATGCGTCCGCTGCTTGCAAAGTTACGCGGAAAACGCGAGCCATCCCGATTCCGAATCTACACTGCCAAGGTCCGAAAATGA